The Primulina tabacum isolate GXHZ01 chromosome 1, ASM2559414v2, whole genome shotgun sequence genome contains the following window.
AGTCAGAAtgatcaattttaaaaattgcttCGTTTTACTCGAAACTTGCCTGCTGTCATTTAATCCAACTTTGACATCTTACTGCAGGATGCGGACCTCATTATGCTCGCCTTGACAACACATGAAATCCATTTTTCTATTATCAGAGAGGTTTTGGTTCAATGACACTGTCTTAATTTgaagatttttattttctaatCGAACTTCTTATTATTGTTTTGGATGTTGGTCAGTTGAGACTTCTGTTTGAAAACTTACGGATTTTACTAGCCTTTTTCCATTTCAGCGAACAAGCTTTAGTGACTCACATAAATTGGCATCACAAAAAGAAACTGTTAATTCCATTGATACAAGTTTGAAGAAAAAGCCTTACCAGGTACAACGTTATTTACCAATAATTTATGTTTATTCATATGCTAACGTTATTCTGAAATTGATGAAGTTTCTCCATGTCTGGATCTTGAGAGAATATCTGGCTCTGGATTTGGAAATCACTAATCTTCCTGAGAAACTTTCCTATGATTTTGAGAGGATCATTGATGATTtcatcttgatttgttgttttgcTGGCAACGATTTTCTTCCCCATATGCCATCCTTGGAAATCCACGAGGTTTTTCATTTTCTGTTTCCAAGCAATGTTCACTGAATTTGTTACTTAAAGATGATGGGAATTGGGAACATTTTCTGGTGCTGACACAGGGTGGAATAGATTTGTTGATGCATGTTTATAAAAATGAGTTAAAGAACTTGGGAGGTTATTTAGTTGATATGCAACAGGTAAATTGCTCAGAACTTCTTCAATTTTTTGCTTTTGAGAAATAATGATACAGCCATATTGAATTTTCTTACCATGGTCCTTGAAACAGGTGGAGGACAGACATGCCCGCTATATAAAGTTAAAAAGAGTAGAGCGGTTCTTGATCACTGTCGGAGAAAAGGAGGATAAAATATTTGAGAAAAGGGCTCAGATCAGAGACAAGAAATTGAGGAGGATCCTTTTAGAGATGACCGATGCCAATAAGAATgaggaaaatataatttataagcAAGATTACGACAAGAAATACCAGAAAGAACATGAATTAGCATCAAGTGTAAACGTATCTGATGATCAGGTATGACTACAACAACTTTTCACTTGAtaattttgagatatttttacTTCTGCTTCCAGGACATCCATCCTAGGCTGTGAGTAATTTTGTACATAAAACTTTTATCATTTGCAATTAGTACCAAGTGTTTCCTCGGTTGATCACGATCaatttgattatatcaatttatttctgataGATGATATGAATTCTGCGGCTATTTCAATTGCctttcagattttgaaaaatacaaaagagCTGAAGCAGAAGATCAAAGATTACATGAGTAGCCAATCGGATTTGTTCAAAGATGGCTGTTTTGGCACAGATAAAGTCTGTAACTGTGTATATTCCAAAATTGGATATTACTTGCTACTTTGTATCATTCTTCATctagtaattgttaaacaaaaCATATCCTTCTTTATGCCTATTTGCACAGGTGAAATTTGGCACAGCTGGCTGGAAGGAACGGTACTACAAAGAAAAATTCGGTGTTGAAAGCCCTGAAGAGGTTGAAGCCCTGAGAAAAAATGTGGTGTGTTGAAATCCCAAAGATTCTCGAATAGTTGGCCGTTGTATTTTTCCTCTTATTTTAAGTACTAAAAAGCCTCATTCCATGTATAAAAGTTACCATCTTTATGAACAAATTAACAAGCAAACAATTTGATTAAGCTCACTTCTCTTCACCAAGGATTACACAGCATTGTTTTATTATATcatgtttgatattttcttcattttttcaGGTTACCAAGTACGGTGAGGGACTTTGTTGGGTCCTCTTATACTATTTTTCTGGGGTACCTTCATGGACCTGGTATGTCACATTGTACATTTTTCCTTGTGAGATGAATCCCTTGAGTTATTGAACCGTGACAGGTTTTATCCCCATCACTATGGTCCCCTAGCCTCGGATTTCAAAGGTCTCACGCAAACACGAGCTAAATTTATGAAAGGTTCACCCTTTAAACCTTTTGACCAGCTAATGGGTGTCTTTCCTCCACAGAGGTAAATTTAGTGTATTATTCTCATATCTCTTGCTTATGGATGGATTTTTGGTTTCTGAAATGGTCATCTAAAGATTAGAAGTACATTTTACAGTGCTCATGCACTTCCTGAGGCATACCAGAGACTCATGATAAATGAGGATTCATTGATAATCAATCGACTTCTACCCTACAGGCAAGTCTTGTTTATGCTATATTCTTGAAATAAACTGTAGGGTTGTTAAAAATGATGCTGACTTTAACGATTTCAATTAATTGCTTGATTAGAATTCGAGACAGATGTAGATGGGAAGCGATACTTGTGGCAGGTTTCCCCACCTTCCCTTGAATATGTTATCAAAGTATTAGCTTTTTACATCCTTCAGTAatgtttttatttcttttagCTCCTTGAGCTAGGGTGTAGTGAAGCTTCCATTTATAGATGAAAAACGGCTTCTAATTGAGTCAAAGAAAGTTGAAATTGAGCTGAAGGTGTGATTTGTGTTCTGTATAGCACTTGTTTTTAAACTGAcaccataattttttttaaccgaAACGGCTGTTTTTCCTATGATTTTAATGACGTGCAGGATAATGAGAAAATGAGGAGCTTGCAGAGTCTGGATTTGTTGTTTGTTGCATCCTCAGATAAACtagggaataaaataatttcatgtGCCAGAAATCGTGACAGTGAGACTGATACTTCAATAAACATTGACATTGCCGAGTAAGGTCTTTTAATCAACGAAATTTGAACCAACGtatttttatatgaaaaagTAAAGGCAGTGATATTAACTTCTTGAAATTGTTGTGTTCGTTGAGTTTAACTTTGGAATTTATCAGGGTGGGAATTGACGGGACTGTGCGATCTGCTTCGGCAGATGAAGATACTGGTGTTGACCTCTTTAAAGATGTGTAAGCTATAACAGAAATTGTAAAACTTTTGTCTATACACTTTTACCTTCTCGTTGGCTTATACCCTCAAAATTTTACGATTAGATGTGTGCTTTATGAGAGTCATCAGGGTTTACAGCACGTTCCTCGGCTTTTGGAAGGTGTCAATATCCCAGAAAAGGTGGAAGAAATTCGAGTTTAAACCTGATGCATTGTTGGTTTATTTACTGAAATATGTTCGTTTCTACTTGTAGATTGTGGATAAAAATGATATTCTCGAAACTAAACTTTGGCATGAAGAACGAGGCAGTAATGCTAGTAATTTGAACAGGTATGTATGTCCATTCTGTTTTGTAGCAGTTCTCCCTCAGCGTTGTTTCATGAAACCATGaagatgaaaaaaaatattcaggTTTCAGTATCAATCAAGGTATGGAAAACAAGAAAGCAACTCGGGATCACGTCCAAGAACCTCCTATGTCCCTGATGTGCCTAATGCTATAATCAAAGGGGCTGGTTCAGGATTCATTAGCAGAGGTAAAACAACCACCACCACTCTTCCTGTTGAAGGATGCAGCAATTTCTCCGAACAGTCTTCCAGGAGAGTAATTGGTGAACTCACTCCAACTCAACATGCTCCAAGAGCAGCCTTCGGTTCAAGATCAAATACATGGGGTTCCAGAACAAGGGGCCATCACTCATCTGTTACAAATCGTGCAACGCACAATAACAATGGAGGAAGATCAAAATTAGGATTTGGTAGAAATGAAGAATGGCAAGGTTTGGatatatctgtctcacaaaatacaacccgtgaaactttcttacacaaatttttgccttttaAATCTCTAattgttttgttgtttttgtcCCTAGACTATCACAAATTAGACACACCTATGTTTAACCATAAAATTAACGATGATGATTAATTTTGTTACATCTTTTAAAGTTTAGGGACTAAAAGTGTTGAGTTGAAATGATTAGGGACTAAAATTCTTTTGGTAAGAAAGAagatttaaatgtattttttccCCCAAGAAAACTCAACTCTATTGTCTTGTAAAGACGGAAATTTTGGCATTGAACCAGATGATGAGAACTAAAACTTTACAAGCACAATTTCGAAGAGTAAGGCAAGAAATAATCCAAAAGTTCACCAACACTTGTGAAGCCAACTGAGGAACAAACTAAAAAGAGATGTTAGACGACGACTCTGAGTACGATGGTCGCTGTTATCGAAGCCCAACATTCTATTAGTCAATAGAATTATTAAACTTGGGCAATAATGTATGCCTCTTAGACTTTACATGTTCCATTAATACTGAACCTTGGATTTCTTTCGTGCTAAATACCGTTGCTTAGCTGCAGTAAGTGAATCCTCGCTTCTTTTATGATGATCCAGTTTCAGCTGGTCACCACTAGCTGATGCCTTGTCAACAACTTCTTCTTGCATGGAAGCATCAGAAACAGTTTTCACAAAGGTTGGTTCAAGCTTTTGATCTGGAGAAAGATTCTCTACAGTCTCATCTTGATGCCTCGTCACCAAGCTTGATGATTCTGGATTCGAATGAGTATCCAGGGAGGAGACTTCTTCTGGAGATAGAACACCCACCTCTTCAGGCTGTTTCTTAAGCTTCTGCGAATCAGCCTCTCCAGCACCAAATGCAACATTTTTTGCTAGGTTGAAGTAGAAGTCACTGAGGTCCGTCTTCTTGGTAACCTAATAATGTAAACGCATCAAACATCACTGCATACACAAATACAATCGATTTCACTCgggaaaaaaacaagaaaatagaAGATGATGGAAGACAGAGACTTCACATCAGTGCTTCTATCAAACTTAAGTCCCAAACTAGAGAAGTCAATCAGAAATGATAAGTTAGTTGAACAAAGATCCACAAAGCAGAAAAAGCAAGTTCAACTTACGTCTTCCTTCTCCTCTCTCATTTCACGGAGCCGCTCCTCGTCCATCCATTTAGCTTGCTCAGCTAGTTTCTTTTTGTACGCACCAGTAACAAACTTATCCTTGTCTACATAGAGGTGTTCATCTTTACCTCTTTCTTTAGCAAGTTTTTTCTCATAGATTATCTCATGTTCTCTTTCTCGTTGTTTGGCCTTATCCATTAGTGCTTGAATATACTTGGGCTGCAAATCCAAACAGACAAAGGCTTGAGTATTTACTTGGAATACTGGATTTAAACATCAAGTTCCACTTTTGATAAACAAATAACCAACAAACTCAGATCTTTGACCTGATTGATATCAAGAATGCGAGCTCGCACTTCAGATCCTTTTACTTTTGACATACTTTGTCTTTATGAAACATATACGGTTACTTCTAAAAATACTTTAGATGATGTCTAATGATGAGTCCATAGAGAGACAAAAAGGGTATCGAGTTTACTTGGAGGAATAAAAACTTGTCAGACAACAACCAATCACCCCCTCACATTCTCATTGAAGTATCACACCAAAATATGAATTCTTCATTTGCTAATTAAAAAAGAAACACACCTTTCTATCTTGTCGATCCTGCTCTCTGGGACGGACTTGTTTCTCCTTCATCTTATCATATACTCCATCATAATCAAATGCCAAAGGATCTTCTTCAAGAGCCTTCTTATGCTGTTCTTCAGCCTTTCATagaaatgaaaagaaaaagCTCATTACATCTGCAATTCTGCTaacaaaaaattaaagattAAGCCATATTATTTTCATGCATATGCACAGGCGTTACGTCTTTGAGAGACTTGTTTTTGCTGGCTTGGCGCAGAATTTCTCTTTCAACATTATCGTCGTCGTCTTCAAAACCAAGCAGTGTAGAAATTGGCGGTTTTGGGGGTTGTTTTTTCTGCTGAGTTGGAACCCTAAGTTGCAACCCatactttttcattttttccccGCTTCTACACTTTCCTTTTCAAATCTCCCAACTTGATATTTAACCTAGTATAATCATTTACAAATCAGCCATATACATACATTGAAAGCCAATTGAATCTACAAAAATGGCTCAAATTTTACGAAAAAACTTACCTAGCAATTGTATCAAGAATTCTACAAAACAGATTCATTAATTATGAATATCAATACCAATCCTAACCCTAATACGAAAGGCACATGCTGATAATCAACCCTGATGGTAATACTAAATTTTGTACTATATCAAGACTTGGTTACGGGAACTTGATACAGAAGAAAAGAATTTGTGGAAATATTTCCTCATTTGATTACAAAAAACGACAGTGTACTGGTTGTGGTGGCAGTCGTTGCTCCTGATTGCCTATTTTTCACAGATTGCCAGGTCATGGTGCTAAAGCAAAACTCTACTGACACAGCGGATTTGGACTTAAAAATCTTCcagattaaataataaaaaatcagCCCAGGTAACATCTTCTGGTGAAGGCATAGTCCCACCTCGGCCAATGCTACAGAATTGAAGCCGAGGAAGAAACATGGGGCTCTGTCATTTCATTACTGGCAGCCATGGCAAAAAATGTGAAAGCAGAAAAAACTATTAGGCACCTGTCACCACGAAGATTCAAAACCTATCCAATTCTGAGAGATTAGATTCAAATACCTTCCCAAACAACTGAAAAGTGGAAGTGGTACAGCTACTTTAATGTGTCAACAAAAAACAAATCGTTTGTAGattaatatcaaataatataatttttaatatttagtcCGATTTGATAAGATAGCCTAATCTTTTAAATTAGGAATCATAATATTCTTATATTCTGCAGTTCCTTAATTCTTGGAATAGACTTCCCACTGGTGTTAATCTAAAAGGTGTGATGCAATtcagaaataaataaaagaaattcCCCTTTGTTCTTTTCTGCATGATATCATGAGCCCGTGTTCTGTTCCATTTCACCGCTTAAATTTTCTCTTCCTTGTCGCctaaaattctttaaaaaatgTCCACCGAGTCTTCGATGTCTTCAAAATCCTCTAGTGAAGAGCTGATCGAAAAAAATTCTGAGCAAATTGTTTATCTTTCTGGAAACGACTTGTCTGCCCCACAAATTACCTCTCATCAGCTTAAAGGAAAAAATTATTTGCAGTGGACATAATCAGTCAAAATTGTGATATGTGATCGTGGCAAATTAGGGTATCTTACTGGTGAATTGAAGTCCCCAAGCCAGACTGATCCCACCTGCAAAACCTGGTTGGCCGAGAATTCAATGGTTCTCGCCTGGCTAATCAATTCCATGGAGCCCAATATCAGTCATCGCTATTTGTGGtttaagacagccaaagaagtCTGTGATGAGGCGCAACAGATGTATTCGGATCTCGGAAATGCTTCCCAAATTTTTGAGCTTCGTTCAAAGCTCAAGGAAATGAAACAAGGGTCAAATTTTGTGACTTGGTATTTCTCTGATCTTCAGGATCTATGGCAGAAACTAGATCTATTCCTTGAGACCTCCACCACATGGGCTGAATAACTGTGAAACTACAAGCCAAtgttgaaaaagaaaaagtttTTGATTTCCCGGCAGGCCTTAATAACAATCTGGATGATGCGCGAGGGCGTATGGTGGCGTTTAATCTCTTTCCCTCACCTGAAGATGCTTTTTCAGAAGTGTGGCGTGAGGAAATGCGTCGAAAATCATTATTGGTAGTTATGTGAAGGAACATGGGATCATACACCAGAGTTCTTGTGCATACACCACAAAAAAATGGAATTTCTGAACGAAAAATTGTCACTTGTTAGAGGTTGCTTGTGCTCTCATGTTTGCTATGCATGTTCCTAAATACCTATGGGGGACGCCATTCTCACAGCTGTTTTTCTCATAAACCGTTTACCCACTTGGCCATTAAACTTTGTCACACCACTGTCACTTCTTGCTACTCAATTCCAACATGTTTCTACGTCTCATCTTTCATTAAAAACGTTTGGGTGCACAGTCTTCGTCCATGTTCATTACCAAAATCGTGGCAAACTTGATCCTCGAGCCGTCAAAATTGTCTTTGTTGACTACTCTCCCACTCAAAAAGCTACCATTGTTACTGTCCATAAACAAAGAAAACTTGGTTTATCGTGATGTAACATTTTTTGAGGACACGCCatatttttctccaacttcgcTTCAGGGGGAGAAATCTGATAAAGCTTGTTGGAAATTCCCACCTcttcttggtgaaaatattccTAATCCAAATCCGACTACCTTTCTCATGGTTCAATTCGATCTTTCCTCAATACAAGAACCAAGGGAAGAACCAACTTCCAAGCCAGAATTACAAGTCTACTCACGACGAAACAAAACTCAGAGTAAAAAGGACATTGCAACTCCAGAGCACAACTTAGAATCTGACCCGATGGTAGATCCAAATACAGGTACGATTCTTGATCTCAACGTACCTATAAGCTATAGCCATAATAAAAGGTGTGAGGTCCTACACTTGAACATTACATATCTGATTTTGTCTCATATTCACTTTTGTCTTCCTCATTTCGTGCTTTTAATTCAAAGTTGTCTAGTGTCATGATCCCAGGACTATTCAAGAAGCCCTTGATGCACCTGAATGGAGAACa
Protein-coding sequences here:
- the LOC142548146 gene encoding uncharacterized protein LOC142548146, whose product is MKKYGLQLRVPTQQKKQPPKPPISTLLGFEDDDDNVEREILRQASKNKSLKDAEEQHKKALEEDPLAFDYDGVYDKMKEKQVRPREQDRQDRKPKYIQALMDKAKQREREHEIIYEKKLAKERGKDEHLYVDKDKFVTGAYKKKLAEQAKWMDEERLREMREEKEDVTKKTDLSDFYFNLAKNVAFGAGEADSQKLKKQPEEVGVLSPEEVSSLDTHSNPESSSLVTRHQDETVENLSPDQKLEPTFVKTVSDASMQEEVVDKASASGDQLKLDHHKRSEDSLTAAKQRYLARKKSKVQY